The Manis javanica isolate MJ-LG chromosome 14, MJ_LKY, whole genome shotgun sequence genomic interval TAGAGTGTGTCTGTCTCCTGAGAGAGATGATCAGCAGGGTGACAGCATGGATAACATGATCAGAGGAATGAAAATCCTCAGGTCATAGAGAAGAACCAGGTTGACCACACTGGTCTCAGGAAAGTACTCCTCAGTGGTGTTGGAGGAGGGGATAGGAGTGGAACTGTTTCCATACGCATTGAGGGTATCTGTCGAGAAGGGGAAGCTGAAGCATAAGGAGATGAATGGGGATATCCTCAGAAGACAAGCCATCAGCACCATGATTTTCCTCTTCATCATGGAGAACAAAGGTGAATGAAGTTTGTAATTCAAAGGCAAAAAACTGAGCCAGGCAGCAAGCCGGAGTTTGGAATAGCTGAGAGAAATGACGATGACTTGGAAAAGTATATACACTGTGTTTTGGTTATAAGTGATCCAGAAAAGTAGGCTGTAAGTATTCTCCAGCATTATCCATTCCTTTAACAAGATCCTGAAAAAGCTCAACATGACCCAAATGCAGTCACTAACAGGGAGTCTTTTGCTCCTGGCCCACCTGGCCCCATGTATGGCCAGGATGAGGCATTCCCAGCCATGCCAGTGATGCACCCTGTTGGAGAGATCCCCATGTTGAAGAGAGTTTTAAACCTGGACGTGTCTTTACCTGTGACATCTGTTTTTACTGTCGCCATTCTCTTTGGCCCTGATGTTCAGGTTTCCACACCAAGAACTGATACCCCTCCGCAATCTTCTGACCTTCACTCAGTGTTATTACAATGTTTTCTCCAGGTAATGGttccttacatttttttattcatttgcttgCCACATGACTACCAGTCAGAGGCTTGAAATGCAAATGGTGAGAGGATCTGGTTACAAGCTGTCTCCATTTTCCATAAAGACCCATTTGTCTTGGGCTTTCAGGAACTTACTGGAAAACATTTCAGACAGGTTCCTATCATAGCACCTTtgtaatttatttactttaagTTCATATTCATCTGACAGGGCAAGAGTCCCAGGTTAGGAATCTTAGTGACACCTGCCTTTTTACTGTTTGTTGCAAGACATGTTATCTGTTAAATTACCCGTAAAAATGTAGCATCTTTGATCTACCTCTTCTGTTTCCTTCATTGTCTCCCTTATTTTGGGAGATGTTTTTATCCTGTGGTGAGCACGCTTATGAGTAAGAAATTCCTGtcatatataagcatatatactTACAACCAAGTTTCTCCCAGAAAGGCCAGATATTAAAATGTCCCCAAGCAGTACATGGGAAAGCCAGAATTGGATGCCACTTGGGTTAATTAGACACAAGGAAAACTGCCTTGTGAGAGTTTCATTGTCTGTGTGTATATCACCAGCTATAACTTACTGAAATCCGCATCACTGTTTGAGCTCAGTATGAGGTACAGTTAGCCTGGAAAGGCTGCAGAGTGTTCTGAATACAGTGTTGAACTTGGGATATGTGACAAAACACTGTTCCTTGAAATTTAATTCCCTACTTCTTCATTCTGGCTGTGAAACAGAATGAACTctgcaactttaaaaaaaacacatagatGCCCAGGACTCATTGCTGTTTCTAGTAAATCAGCATCTAAGATAGGGcccagaaatgttttatttttcaaaagctgaATTGTCATATTGCTCTTAGCCAGATGGAGAACTAGTATTATCTAGAGACCAGTGAGTCTGGGGCTTGCAATAGTTTTATCTTGTACTGCCTAATGTCAAACAGCATTATTCCACCAGTGCATAAATTTTTCTTATTGGCCAAAACCTAAATTTAGGAGATTGCATATATGCACAAAAATTCTCTCTTCtcttaaaaaattagaagatcAGGCAACATTGGGTCTACATTGTGAATCAGTTCAAGTGGAATAGTGGCTGCCCATTTAAAGTAAGGTATGTATGTACTCTTACAGCATCCACTAATTCCTAATATCTTATTGACCCCGAGGCTTTGTGCCAGTGTGCTTGCCCTATTATaatttgtataaatataaatggagCTGATAAAAATGGATTTCCCCACCCCAAATTAATGTGATTTCAAAGAactcaaatttttattattatatttgtataaaaatagcactgtagaaagcaatatattacaaaattaagaaaagattgtttagagaaatgaaaattcatgTTAGGACAAAAATGTCTACAAGAATGTTCAAAGCAACTTTATTCATGATAGCCAGAAAtgggaaacaaaaacatttgTTGTCAAGTTCTATACCTTTGGTAACTTCCGTTGCTTCTACTAAATAGAGGAGAGTAGTGTTTTTCAGCAGCCTTCATGTATTCCAAAGCCAAACTCatcttttggtttatttttgtctCAACTTATTTAACTTTGTAATAAGCGATATCTCCCCAAATTTCTTGCATATAATTGTTATTTCCACTGTTCTGGTACCATCTTCTCTTGgtgttcttttatgtttttctctgtttttaagagTCAAGAGCAGTGGGGGCTGGTGAGCTGAAACCATATTTATAGGGATGTGGGCCTAATTCAGTTATTATTCTGTGATCCTTTCTCACTTGGGGAGCTTAAATGGAAGCACTTCTGTTTTAGGGAAACTCTTAATAGGGAACCAAAGACCAAAGGTttcaaattcttggctattaAGTTCAAAAGCTTTGGTCCAGATGTAGAATAGAACAGAGTTGGAAGAATATGTGATTAGGAGAGTCATGTTCCTTTCACTTTTCTCTCAAGCACTGCCATGCAGGTTTGGAAATGCTTTTCCAAGTTGGGGAGGTAAAGAAATGGCAGAGAAGGTCAACATCTCTGTGAACAGGGGGCCCTGCATCCCAGCCCACCACTCATGGCTGTATGGAGTTGTCAAAAGCAGAGGGGAAGCTGTAAAATTGTGCCTAAGTCTTGGCAACTTCCATCCACACTTGGGAGAGCCACTAAGCCTTCCTTGTAGTCACAAACATTTTTGGAAACTTTCTGAGAGAGTTAGTGGATTCCCAAAAGGTTTGGTGGTCATATCAAGGAGGCTTTGCATGCTTGGATTCAGGTGAAACCACTGCAAGGACAGAGGAATGACCATGGAAAAGACATCCGTCTACATCCATCCCCCAGTTGCTGCTCCCTAGGAACAAGGAACAAAGATATCACCTCAGGGAGGACAAGGAAGAGAAATCCTGAGAAAATCTTGCAGTTGTAATGTGTAAGCCTGGCATAACTGTGAAAACACTAAGTTATAATTGGTTTATGGAGCATAGTGCTCAGCTGTGCTGTTGCAGCTCCCTCTCCTATCCCATAGTAATCTTCGGCaagtttttatcttttctagtctttttttggTTATTAATACTCAatccaatttaattttttatttggtttaaaCCTTACCTTCTCTGTTTTCCCCAAGGACAGTGTGAGTTGACACCTCATCTACTTGAATTGGATGGGGAGCAGGTGGACCCTGGGATACCCGATTCTCCCTCCTGTTCCTCCAGGATGCTGGGTGCAATCTCTTTATTTTACTTGTTACAGTGATAAGTGCTCTCTTGTGGTTGCTGCTGCTTCAGCCACACCATCTGGCCACCTGTGCATCTATAGATTGGCTCTCTTGTGAGGAGCCCATGTGAGTTCCTGAGGTCTCTGCAACAATTCTCTGGTGTGCTTCCCACAACTTGAGTCACCCataccttctctcccttccttcatcTTTTTATAAGTACAGACCTAGGTGgggggttgctgtgaggattgtGGCTGGTGATAGAAGTGCCACTTCTTGGTAAACTTTGAAAGTAAGTATCTAGCCCCACTTCTTGGCTGCTTTTTGATCTCAACCTTCTAACCCTGTCTACATACCAGAGCTGCCTGAATTACCtgaaaggcttaaaaaaaaatccatgcccACGTCCTCCTTCAAAGATCCTGAGTAATTGTTCTGGAGTAAAGTTAAACATTGAAACTTCCAAAATTCCCCAATGAAATTCTAATACAGAGCAGGTAAGGAGTACTTACCTGGATGGTTTACAGTGTGGGCTGTAAGGTCAATTTTGGGGCAACAGGAACCATGCCACTCAACATCCTTGTAGAAGTGACTGAATGACTTCCTGGAGAAGTCCAAGAGGACATGTTCTGCCACCAGGTAGAAGAAGACCAGATCCAGAGGGtggattttagaaaataaaatattttgcaaaactgaGTTTTTGGCTTGTGAGAATCACTTCCGCTATATCATgttagaaaagcaaaatatttatcaTATCTCTAtgtaaaggaagaaagggaagatagACTTAAAAGGTCATGTTCTATTTAGTAAACTGAAGACCATTCCTATGTGCTTATTtggaaaatagaattaaaatttcaacagggttttttttttttgttatttatcaaATAAGCAGTTATGTATCTAAGTGAAAAATCTACCCAGGCATCAAATTCTTCATGGATAGCAAGTTATAAAAAAGTGTCTATTGAGAGATtgggagaaaaagatggcagagtaggaaggcaaggtggaaatctcctcctcaaaacacataaaacacaaaaatatggcaaatacaactaaacctggaaatgacctgaagactgcagaacagactacctAAATCtcggaagaagagaagacctcacagaaaagggtaaagtggcaaagccaatgGAGTGAGACACAAGCCCTCCCTCTACCACAGAccacaggtgggagaaaggaaTGGAGTAGGAAGAGggtaggagcccaggattgctgaacaccttgccctgaagatctgctccaggagaaagaactcacattacatggtgttctcgtgattagcagggctggacaacAAAGACAAGAGGAACactcagagaggctgagattccagttgTTCatggagaacaggcatgctccACCTGTCCCCCTAAGACAgaagcaaagcaggcagtttgaaaggCTTCCCAGCAGTGTGACGGTTGCCAGAAGGGAAGGTGTTGGATGGAGCTTTCTTAGAAAGGGAAGGTGGATGATACCTCCCCAGccttccctcagc includes:
- the LOC118967707 gene encoding LOW QUALITY PROTEIN: taste receptor type 2 member 40-like (The sequence of the model RefSeq protein was modified relative to this genomic sequence to represent the inferred CDS: inserted 1 base in 1 codon; substituted 1 base at 1 genomic stop codon), with amino-acid sequence MATVKTDVTGKDTSRFKTLFNMGISPTGCITGMAGNXLILAIHGARWARSKRLPVSDCIWVMLSFFRILLKEWIMLENTYSLLFWITYNQNTVYILFQVIVISLSYSKLRLAAWLSFLPLNYKLHSPLFSMMKRKIMVLMACLLRISPFISLCFSFPFSTDTLNAYGNSSTPIPSSNTTEEYFPETSVVNLVLLYDLRIFIPLIMLSMLSPCXSSLSGDRHTLHMESNGTSFRAHSMEAHMEPSKLSAAFSILHFQCSRSISSMSNIFDIDSSWDILCKIIKAACPASHSVLLTLGNPGLRRAWKQFQHGVHLTYRADSVAGAHRLPPGLVQTALPRP